From Vogesella sp. XCS3, the proteins below share one genomic window:
- a CDS encoding hydroxymethylglutaryl-CoA lyase: MTHVKIVEVGPRDGLQNEKQTVPLAVKVELIQSLAASGLLNIEAGAFVSPKWVPQMADSAEVLQALPLDGTVNYPVLVPNDKGLDAALAAGVREIAVFGAASEAFSQKNINASISESLQRFESVMQRAVAANVRVRGYVSCVVGCPYEGAIAPRKVAEVASALYDMGCYEISLGDTIGVGTPDKVTAMLDAVSEQVPVAKLAGHFHDTYGMAIANIHTALQAGVRTFDSSVSGLGGCPYAKGASGNVATEDVLYLLHGLGYHTGVDINRVADAAWFIADALGREPGSRYAKARGRGLAA; encoded by the coding sequence ATGACACACGTGAAGATTGTGGAAGTCGGCCCGCGTGACGGGCTGCAAAACGAAAAACAGACCGTGCCGCTAGCGGTAAAGGTCGAGCTGATTCAAAGCCTGGCCGCCAGCGGCCTGCTGAACATCGAAGCCGGCGCGTTTGTGTCGCCGAAGTGGGTGCCGCAGATGGCCGATAGCGCCGAGGTGCTGCAAGCGCTGCCGCTGGACGGCACGGTGAACTACCCGGTGCTGGTGCCCAACGACAAGGGCCTGGACGCGGCGCTGGCTGCCGGCGTGCGCGAGATTGCCGTGTTTGGTGCTGCCAGCGAGGCCTTTAGCCAGAAAAATATCAACGCCAGCATCTCGGAGAGCCTGCAGCGCTTCGAATCGGTGATGCAGCGCGCGGTGGCGGCCAACGTGCGCGTACGCGGCTACGTGTCGTGCGTGGTGGGCTGCCCCTACGAAGGCGCCATCGCACCGCGCAAGGTGGCCGAGGTGGCCAGCGCGCTGTACGACATGGGCTGTTACGAGATTTCGCTGGGCGACACTATCGGCGTGGGCACGCCGGATAAAGTAACCGCCATGCTGGACGCGGTAAGCGAACAGGTACCGGTAGCCAAGCTGGCCGGCCACTTCCACGATACCTACGGCATGGCCATCGCCAACATCCACACCGCGCTGCAAGCCGGCGTGCGCACCTTCGACAGCTCGGTGTCCGGCCTGGGTGGCTGCCCGTACGCCAAGGGCGCATCGGGCAATGTGGCCACCGAAGACGTACTCTATCTGCTGCACGGCCTGGGTTATCACACCGGGGTAGACATTAACCGCGTAGCCGATGCCGCATGGTTTATCGCCGATGCGCTGGGTCGCGAGCCTGGCTCGCGCTACGCCAAGGCGCGTGGCCGGGGGCTGGCGGCCTAG
- a CDS encoding acetyl/propionyl/methylcrotonyl-CoA carboxylase subunit alpha: MHAYPTPCASRVAANPSPAAPEVNRTMFSKILIANRGEIACRVIKTARAMGIRTVAVYSDADAGARFVKLADEAWRLGPAPAAESYLKAELILDIARQSGAQAVHPGYGFLSENEDFAAACEAAGIAFIGPPASAIAAMGSKSAAKALMEKAGVPLVPGYHGDEQAPAFLQAQADAMGYPVLIKASAGGGGKGMRIVEKSADFEAALASCQREARASFGDDKVLVEKYLTRPRHVEIQVFADSLGGCVYLFERDCSVQRRHQKVLEEAPAPHLPADTRRAMGEAAVAAARAVGYVGAGTVEFIMDVNSGQFYFMEMNTRLQVEHPVTEMITGQDLVAWQLKVACGQALPLAQNQLQIRGHSIEARIYAEDPDKGFLPATGTLVHLVPPQESCNVRVDTGVLQGDSISPFYDPMIAKLIVWGESREAALQQLDAALAAYQVVGVTTNIRFLRRIAANVDFASGNVDTGLIARHHDSLLPAPAAPSATQLALLALAEVLASQAGGDEAFATLAGWRLNGSHTRGIRFEQGDTRHSVTLQHSADGYRIAAAGSTLHAQASLHGHTLRVTLDGKQLAATVVRHGRQRVLFADGERVALDYVDPYAFTEGGVHGETHLKAPMPGRVVALVASAGARIAKGEPLLILEAMKMEHTITAPADGVVKAFYFAAGEQVGDGDELVDFEAD; the protein is encoded by the coding sequence ATGCACGCCTACCCTACCCCTTGCGCCAGCCGCGTTGCGGCCAACCCTTCGCCGGCCGCCCCCGAGGTAAACCGCACCATGTTCAGCAAGATCCTCATTGCCAACCGCGGCGAGATTGCCTGCCGCGTCATCAAGACCGCCCGCGCCATGGGTATCCGCACCGTGGCGGTGTACTCCGACGCCGATGCAGGCGCCCGCTTTGTCAAGCTGGCCGACGAAGCCTGGCGCTTGGGCCCGGCCCCGGCCGCCGAGTCGTACCTGAAAGCCGAGCTGATCCTAGATATCGCCCGCCAAAGCGGCGCCCAGGCCGTGCACCCCGGCTACGGCTTTTTGTCCGAAAACGAAGACTTCGCCGCCGCCTGCGAAGCGGCCGGCATCGCCTTCATCGGCCCGCCGGCCAGCGCCATTGCCGCCATGGGCAGCAAGTCGGCCGCCAAGGCGCTGATGGAAAAAGCCGGCGTACCGCTGGTACCCGGCTACCACGGCGACGAACAGGCACCCGCCTTCCTGCAGGCGCAAGCCGACGCCATGGGCTACCCGGTACTGATTAAAGCCAGCGCCGGCGGTGGCGGCAAAGGCATGCGCATCGTGGAAAAAAGTGCGGACTTCGAGGCCGCGCTGGCTAGCTGCCAGCGCGAGGCGCGTGCCAGCTTCGGCGACGACAAGGTGCTGGTAGAAAAATACCTGACCCGCCCGCGCCACGTGGAAATCCAGGTGTTTGCCGATAGCCTGGGCGGCTGCGTTTATCTGTTCGAACGCGACTGCTCGGTACAGCGCCGCCACCAGAAAGTGCTGGAAGAAGCGCCGGCCCCGCACCTGCCGGCCGATACCCGCCGCGCCATGGGCGAGGCCGCCGTGGCCGCTGCCCGCGCCGTCGGCTACGTGGGCGCCGGCACCGTCGAGTTCATCATGGACGTCAACAGCGGCCAGTTCTACTTCATGGAAATGAACACCCGCCTGCAGGTAGAACACCCGGTCACCGAGATGATCACCGGCCAGGACCTGGTAGCGTGGCAGCTGAAAGTGGCCTGCGGCCAAGCTTTGCCGCTGGCACAAAACCAGCTGCAGATTCGCGGCCACAGTATCGAGGCGCGCATCTACGCCGAAGACCCTGACAAGGGCTTCCTGCCGGCCACCGGCACGCTGGTGCACCTGGTGCCGCCGCAGGAAAGCTGCAACGTGCGCGTGGATACCGGCGTGCTGCAGGGCGACAGCATCAGCCCGTTCTACGACCCGATGATCGCCAAGCTGATCGTGTGGGGCGAAAGCCGCGAAGCCGCGCTACAGCAGCTGGACGCCGCGCTGGCCGCCTACCAGGTTGTGGGCGTCACCACCAATATCCGCTTCCTGCGCCGTATTGCGGCCAACGTGGACTTTGCCAGCGGCAATGTGGACACCGGCCTGATAGCACGCCACCACGACAGCCTGCTGCCCGCCCCGGCCGCGCCAAGCGCGACACAGCTCGCCCTGCTGGCGCTGGCCGAAGTACTGGCCAGCCAGGCAGGTGGCGATGAGGCTTTTGCCACGCTAGCCGGCTGGCGCCTGAACGGCAGCCACACCCGCGGCATCCGCTTCGAGCAGGGTGATACCCGCCACAGCGTGACGCTGCAACACAGTGCCGACGGCTACCGCATCGCCGCCGCCGGCAGCACGCTGCACGCCCAAGCCAGCCTGCACGGCCATACCCTGCGCGTGACGCTGGACGGCAAGCAACTGGCCGCCACCGTGGTACGCCACGGCCGCCAGCGCGTGCTGTTTGCCGACGGCGAACGCGTGGCGCTGGACTACGTGGACCCGTACGCCTTTACCGAAGGCGGCGTGCACGGCGAAACCCACCTCAAGGCACCGATGCCGGGCCGCGTGGTGGCACTGGTGGCGAGCGCTGGCGCCCGCATCGCCAAGGGCGAGCCGCTGCTGATCCTGGAGGCAATGAAGATGGAACACACCATCACCGCCCCGGCCGACGGCGTGGTGAAGGCGTTCTACTTTGCCGCCGGCGAGCAGGTTGGCGACGGCGACGAGCTGGTGGATTTCGAGGCGGACTAA
- a CDS encoding enoyl-CoA hydratase/isomerase family protein, whose product MNYSTLEITRSGQVATVWMNRPELHNAMNEHLIADLSTAFRELNRDDTVRVIVLAGHGKSFSAGADLDWMRRAAGYTEAQNLEDANKLAAMLKGIYRSKKPVIARIHGAALAGGTGLTAVCDIAVATDAARFALTEVRLGLIPATIGPYVADAIGWRQARRYFLSAERIDAATALRIGLVHEVVAEDALDSRIAEIAAELGKGAPHALAAAKELLGCLHDSSPLDDELLSDTAHRIAAIRITDEAREGLAAFFEKRPPSWQ is encoded by the coding sequence ATGAATTACAGCACTTTGGAAATCACCCGCAGCGGCCAGGTGGCCACCGTCTGGATGAACCGCCCCGAGCTGCACAACGCGATGAACGAACACCTCATCGCCGACCTCAGCACCGCTTTCCGCGAGCTGAACCGTGACGACACCGTGCGCGTGATCGTACTGGCCGGCCACGGCAAAAGCTTCTCCGCTGGCGCCGACCTGGACTGGATGCGCCGCGCAGCCGGCTACACCGAAGCGCAAAACCTGGAAGACGCCAACAAGTTGGCCGCCATGCTGAAGGGCATCTACCGCAGCAAGAAGCCGGTGATCGCCCGCATTCACGGCGCCGCGCTGGCCGGCGGCACCGGCCTCACCGCCGTGTGCGACATCGCAGTAGCCACCGACGCCGCCCGCTTTGCGCTCACCGAAGTGCGGCTGGGCCTGATCCCGGCCACCATCGGCCCCTACGTGGCCGACGCCATCGGCTGGCGCCAGGCACGCCGTTACTTCCTGAGCGCCGAGCGCATCGACGCCGCCACCGCGCTGCGCATCGGCCTGGTGCACGAAGTGGTAGCCGAGGACGCGCTGGATAGCCGCATCGCCGAGATCGCCGCCGAGCTGGGTAAAGGCGCACCGCACGCACTGGCCGCCGCCAAAGAGCTGCTGGGTTGCCTGCACGACAGCTCGCCGCTGGATGACGAGCTGCTGTCGGACACCGCGCACCGCATTGCTGCCATCCGTATTACCGACGAAGCCCGCGAAGGCCTGGCCGCCTTTTTCGAGAAGCGTCCGCCTAGCTGGCAATGA
- a CDS encoding carboxyl transferase domain-containing protein, whose product MPIIESKLSPRAADFQANADKMRSIVADLKAKVARAALGGGDKARDKHVAKGKLLPRERIDLLLDAGSPFLELSQLAAFGMYNDDAPGAGVITGVGRISGIDCLIVANDATVKGGTYYPMTVKKHLRAQEIARENRLPCVYLVDSGGAFLPLQDEVFPDREHFGRIFYNQANLSAAGIPQIAVVMGSCTAGGAYVPAMSDETVIVKEQGTIFLGGPPLVKAATGEVVSAEELGGGDVHTRISGVADHLAQSDAHALAIARRIVADLNWQKQGRLDRAAPLPPRYPAEELYGVIPADSKKPFDVREIIARLVDDSDFDEFKQNYGTTLVTGFARLNGYRVGIIANNGILFSESALKGAHFVELCCQRGIPLIFLQNITGFMVGKKYENGGIAKDGAKLVTAVACASVPKFTVLIGGSFGAGNYGMCGRAYSPRFLWMWPNSRISVMGGEQAAGVLAQVKKEQLGDAFTAEQEEALKAPVREQYEAQGHPYYASARLWDDGVIDPAQTREVLSLALEASLSAPVESTRFGVFRM is encoded by the coding sequence ATGCCCATCATCGAATCCAAACTGTCCCCGCGCGCAGCCGACTTCCAGGCCAACGCCGACAAAATGCGCAGCATCGTTGCCGACCTGAAAGCCAAAGTGGCCCGCGCCGCACTAGGCGGCGGCGACAAGGCACGCGACAAGCACGTAGCCAAAGGCAAGCTGCTGCCGCGCGAACGCATCGACCTGCTGCTGGACGCCGGCTCGCCGTTTCTGGAGCTGTCGCAACTGGCCGCCTTCGGCATGTATAACGACGATGCACCGGGCGCCGGCGTGATCACCGGAGTTGGCCGCATCAGCGGCATCGACTGCCTGATCGTGGCCAACGACGCTACCGTCAAAGGCGGCACCTACTACCCGATGACGGTCAAAAAGCACCTGCGCGCGCAGGAAATCGCCCGTGAAAACCGCCTGCCCTGCGTTTATCTGGTGGATTCCGGCGGCGCCTTCCTGCCGCTGCAAGACGAAGTATTCCCCGACCGCGAACACTTCGGCCGCATCTTCTACAACCAGGCCAACCTGTCGGCGGCCGGCATTCCACAGATTGCGGTGGTGATGGGCAGCTGCACCGCCGGCGGCGCCTACGTGCCGGCGATGAGCGACGAAACCGTTATCGTCAAGGAACAAGGCACCATCTTCCTGGGCGGCCCGCCGCTGGTAAAAGCGGCCACCGGTGAAGTGGTGTCTGCCGAAGAGCTGGGCGGTGGCGACGTGCATACCCGCATCAGCGGTGTGGCCGACCACCTGGCGCAAAGCGACGCCCACGCGCTGGCCATTGCCCGCCGCATCGTGGCCGACCTGAACTGGCAAAAGCAGGGCCGGCTGGACCGCGCCGCGCCGCTGCCACCGCGCTACCCGGCCGAGGAGCTATACGGCGTGATCCCCGCCGACAGCAAAAAGCCGTTCGACGTGCGCGAGATCATCGCCCGCCTGGTGGACGACTCCGACTTCGACGAATTCAAGCAGAACTACGGCACCACACTGGTCACCGGTTTTGCCCGCCTCAACGGCTACCGCGTCGGCATCATCGCCAACAACGGCATCCTGTTTTCCGAGTCGGCACTGAAGGGCGCCCACTTTGTCGAGCTGTGCTGCCAGCGCGGCATCCCGCTGATCTTTTTGCAGAACATCACCGGCTTCATGGTGGGCAAAAAGTACGAAAACGGCGGTATCGCCAAGGATGGCGCCAAGCTGGTTACCGCCGTGGCCTGCGCCAGCGTGCCCAAGTTCACCGTGCTGATTGGCGGCAGCTTCGGCGCCGGCAACTACGGCATGTGCGGGCGCGCCTACAGCCCGCGCTTTTTGTGGATGTGGCCAAACAGCCGTATTTCGGTAATGGGCGGCGAACAAGCCGCGGGCGTGCTGGCCCAGGTGAAGAAAGAGCAGCTGGGCGACGCCTTTACCGCCGAGCAGGAAGAAGCGCTGAAAGCACCGGTACGCGAACAGTACGAAGCGCAGGGCCACCCCTACTACGCCAGCGCGCGACTGTGGGACGACGGCGTAATCGACCCGGCGCAAACGCGCGAAGTGCTGAGCCTGGCGCTGGAAGCCAGCCTGTCGGCACCGGTAGAAAGCACACGTTTCGGCGTGTTCCGCATGTGA
- a CDS encoding isovaleryl-CoA dehydrogenase, which produces MYSSLRFDFGETYDMLREAVREFAASEIAPRAADIDRDNLFPADLWKKFGDLGLLGITVSEQYGGANMGYLAHMIAMEEISRASASVALSYGAHSNLCVNQIFKNGNDEQRQKYLPKLISGDHIGALAMSEPNAGSDVVSMKLRADKVDGGYMLNGSKMWITNGGDADTLVVYAKTDINAGPKGITAFIVEKGFAGFSHGSKLDKLGMRGSNTYPIFFDDCFVPAANVLGGEGNGVKVLMSGLDFERAVLAAGPLGIMQGCMDVVVPYLNDRKQFGQAIGDFQLMQGKLADMYVKLSASRAYVYAVGQALDRGESGRQTRKDAAGAILYAAEGATQMALDAIQCLGGNGYINEYPTGRLLRDAKLYEIGAGTSEIRRWLIGRELMAETR; this is translated from the coding sequence ATGTACAGCAGCCTGCGCTTTGACTTTGGCGAAACCTACGACATGCTGCGCGAAGCGGTGCGCGAATTCGCCGCCAGCGAGATCGCCCCGCGCGCCGCCGATATCGACCGCGACAACCTGTTTCCGGCCGACCTGTGGAAGAAGTTCGGCGACCTGGGCCTGCTGGGTATCACCGTGTCCGAGCAATACGGCGGCGCCAATATGGGCTACCTGGCGCACATGATCGCCATGGAAGAAATCAGCCGCGCCAGCGCCTCGGTGGCGCTTTCCTACGGCGCGCATTCCAACCTGTGTGTGAACCAGATCTTCAAGAACGGTAACGACGAACAGCGCCAGAAATACCTGCCCAAGCTGATCAGCGGCGACCACATCGGCGCACTGGCCATGTCCGAACCCAATGCCGGCTCCGACGTAGTCAGCATGAAGCTTCGCGCCGACAAGGTAGACGGCGGCTACATGCTCAACGGCAGCAAGATGTGGATCACCAACGGTGGCGACGCCGACACCCTGGTGGTGTACGCCAAAACCGACATCAACGCCGGCCCGAAAGGCATCACCGCCTTTATCGTGGAAAAGGGCTTTGCCGGCTTCAGCCACGGCAGCAAGCTGGACAAGCTGGGCATGCGCGGCTCCAACACCTACCCCATTTTCTTTGACGACTGCTTCGTGCCTGCGGCCAACGTACTGGGCGGCGAAGGCAATGGCGTGAAAGTGCTGATGAGCGGCCTGGACTTCGAACGCGCCGTACTGGCCGCCGGCCCCTTGGGCATCATGCAAGGCTGCATGGACGTGGTGGTGCCCTACCTGAACGATCGCAAGCAGTTTGGCCAGGCCATCGGCGACTTCCAACTGATGCAGGGCAAACTGGCCGATATGTACGTGAAGCTGTCTGCCAGCCGCGCCTACGTCTACGCCGTGGGCCAGGCACTGGACCGTGGCGAGTCGGGCCGCCAGACTCGCAAGGACGCCGCCGGTGCCATCCTGTACGCCGCCGAGGGTGCTACCCAGATGGCGCTGGACGCCATCCAGTGCCTGGGCGGTAACGGCTACATCAACGAATACCCCACCGGCCGCCTGCTGCGCGACGCCAAGCTGTACGAAATCGGCGCCGGCACCAGCGAGATCCGCCGCTGGCTGATCGGCCGCGAGCTGATGGCCGAAACCCGCTAA
- a CDS encoding MerR family DNA-binding transcriptional regulator, whose amino-acid sequence MSDDRLFTISDLARDFDITLRTIRFYEEQGLIEPQREGRQRLFTHRDRARLKLILRGKRIGLALSEIREILDLYELARDEASQSLKLLQLLSERKKQLEEQRRDIDAVLAEIVTLEGHCRQVIDTVTGKEATS is encoded by the coding sequence ATGAGCGACGACCGCCTCTTTACCATTTCCGACCTGGCACGCGATTTCGACATCACGTTGCGCACCATCCGCTTTTACGAAGAACAGGGTTTGATCGAACCGCAGCGCGAAGGACGCCAGCGGCTGTTTACCCACCGCGACCGCGCCCGGCTCAAGCTGATCCTGCGCGGCAAGCGCATTGGCCTGGCGCTATCAGAGATCCGCGAGATCCTCGACCTGTACGAACTGGCACGCGACGAAGCCAGCCAGTCGCTGAAGCTGCTGCAGCTGCTATCGGAGCGCAAGAAACAGCTGGAAGAACAACGCCGCGACATCGACGCGGTGCTGGCCGAAATCGTCACCCTTGAAGGCCATTGCCGCCAGGTGATCGATACCGTTACCGGCAAAGAAGCCACAAGCTGA
- a CDS encoding AMP-binding protein — translation MTRLPSYVHGTSATPLIGQTIGQYFDDACQCYAARDALIVRQQNVRWTYAEFGEQVTRLACGLRRLGLQPGERVGIWSQNNVEWVLMQFATAKAGLVLVNINPAYRRSELEYALNKVGCRALVLSPSFKSSDYLAMVADLAPELVASAPGQLHAARLPELRWVVRMGDEATPGMLNFASLLADASAEERAGLAATAATLQFDDAINIQFTSGTTGSPKGATLTHHNILNNGFFVGEAMRLGPDDRLCIPVPLYHCFGMVLGVLACVTHGAAMVFPSEAFEPLAVLEAVQAERCTALHGVPTMFIAVLDHPRFAEFDLATLRTGIMAGSPCPIEVMKRVVAHMHMAEVTIAYGMTETSPVSFQSHTDTPVEKKVATVGRIHPHVEVKIVDANGRIVPRGDTGELLTRGYSVMLGYWGDPAKTREAIDDAGWMHTGDLAVMDDDGYCNIVGRVKDMVIRGGENIYPREIEEFLYRHPKVQDVQVIGVPDAKYGEELCAWIRLREGESCSADDIRAFCDGQIAYYKIPRYIEFVDSFPMTITGKIQKFVMRQQMKEKLGLDETKTA, via the coding sequence ATGACCCGCTTGCCCAGCTACGTGCACGGTACCAGTGCCACCCCGCTCATCGGCCAAACTATCGGCCAGTATTTCGACGACGCCTGCCAGTGCTACGCCGCGCGCGACGCGTTGATCGTGCGTCAGCAGAATGTCCGCTGGACCTACGCCGAGTTTGGCGAGCAAGTCACACGGCTGGCTTGCGGCCTGCGCCGGCTGGGCTTGCAGCCGGGCGAGCGGGTAGGGATCTGGTCGCAGAACAATGTGGAATGGGTGCTGATGCAGTTTGCTACCGCCAAGGCGGGGCTGGTGCTGGTCAACATCAACCCGGCCTACCGCCGCAGCGAGCTGGAATACGCGCTGAACAAGGTGGGCTGCCGTGCGCTGGTGTTGTCGCCCAGCTTCAAGAGTAGCGATTACCTGGCCATGGTGGCAGACCTGGCGCCGGAGCTGGTCGCCAGTGCGCCAGGCCAGCTGCACGCCGCGCGCTTGCCCGAGCTGCGCTGGGTGGTGCGCATGGGCGACGAGGCCACGCCGGGCATGCTGAACTTTGCCAGCCTGCTGGCAGATGCCAGTGCAGAAGAGCGCGCAGGGTTGGCCGCCACCGCCGCTACGCTGCAGTTTGACGACGCCATCAACATCCAGTTTACCTCCGGCACCACCGGTAGCCCCAAGGGCGCCACGCTGACGCACCACAACATCCTCAATAACGGCTTTTTTGTGGGCGAGGCCATGCGCCTGGGCCCGGACGACCGGCTGTGCATTCCGGTGCCGCTGTACCACTGCTTCGGCATGGTGCTGGGCGTGCTGGCCTGCGTTACCCACGGCGCGGCGATGGTGTTCCCGAGCGAAGCGTTTGAACCGCTGGCGGTGCTGGAGGCGGTGCAGGCAGAGCGCTGTACCGCGCTGCACGGCGTGCCCACCATGTTTATTGCCGTGCTGGACCACCCGCGTTTTGCCGAGTTCGACCTGGCCACGCTGCGCACCGGCATCATGGCTGGTAGCCCGTGCCCGATCGAGGTGATGAAGCGCGTCGTGGCGCACATGCACATGGCCGAGGTCACCATCGCCTACGGCATGACCGAAACCAGCCCGGTAAGCTTCCAGAGCCACACCGACACGCCGGTGGAGAAAAAAGTGGCCACCGTTGGCCGCATCCACCCGCACGTGGAAGTGAAGATCGTGGATGCCAACGGCCGCATCGTGCCGCGCGGCGACACTGGCGAGCTGCTGACGCGCGGTTACTCGGTGATGCTGGGCTACTGGGGCGACCCCGCCAAAACCCGCGAGGCCATCGACGACGCCGGCTGGATGCACACCGGCGACCTGGCGGTAATGGACGACGACGGTTACTGCAATATCGTTGGCCGCGTGAAAGACATGGTGATTCGCGGCGGTGAAAACATCTACCCGCGCGAGATCGAGGAATTCCTCTACCGCCACCCCAAGGTGCAGGACGTGCAGGTGATCGGCGTGCCGGATGCCAAATACGGCGAGGAGCTGTGCGCCTGGATACGCCTGCGCGAAGGCGAAAGCTGCAGCGCCGACGATATCCGTGCCTTCTGCGACGGGCAGATTGCCTATTACAAGATTCCGCGCTACATCGAGTTTGTCGACAGCTTTCCGATGACCATCACTGGCAAGATCCAGAAATTCGTGATGCGCCAGCAGATGAAAGAAAAACTGGGGCTAGACGAGACAAAAACCGCCTGA
- a CDS encoding YecA family protein, whose protein sequence is MTVFNEADLTRLETLLTPLSQAGTTMRPDEVQGFFTALACGPDRLGVDEWLDDVLGDAPAFESAETEAEIRALLQKFYDSVAAALAEGELPELVLYSADDSDEPDFRPWCNAYMYALDVVPTDWFEAADDEGFEELLMPVMALGGMFEAEEGEAPLMQFSASELESFKGELDDAVVAVHNYWRAKEAAPVTVRNDGKVGRNDPCTCGSGKKYKACCGRN, encoded by the coding sequence ATGACCGTATTCAACGAAGCCGACCTGACCCGTCTGGAAACCCTGCTGACCCCGCTGTCGCAAGCCGGCACCACCATGCGCCCGGACGAAGTGCAGGGTTTCTTTACCGCGCTGGCCTGTGGCCCGGACCGCCTGGGTGTGGACGAGTGGCTGGATGATGTATTGGGTGATGCGCCAGCATTTGAAAGCGCGGAGACCGAAGCCGAAATCCGCGCGCTGCTGCAGAAATTCTACGATAGCGTGGCCGCTGCGCTGGCCGAAGGCGAGCTGCCGGAACTGGTGCTGTATAGCGCCGACGACAGCGACGAGCCGGATTTCCGCCCATGGTGCAATGCTTATATGTACGCGCTGGACGTGGTGCCGACTGACTGGTTTGAAGCGGCCGACGACGAAGGCTTCGAAGAGCTGCTGATGCCGGTGATGGCACTGGGTGGCATGTTCGAGGCCGAAGAAGGCGAAGCCCCGCTGATGCAGTTTAGCGCCAGCGAGCTGGAAAGCTTCAAGGGCGAGCTGGACGACGCCGTGGTGGCGGTGCACAACTACTGGCGCGCCAAGGAAGCGGCGCCGGTTACCGTGCGTAACGATGGCAAGGTTGGCCGCAACGACCCGTGCACCTGCGGCAGCGGCAAGAAATACAAAGCCTGCTGCGGCCGCAACTAA
- the infA gene encoding translation initiation factor IF-1 codes for MSKEDMIELQGVVIEMLPESRYRVRLDNNVEILAYGSGKMKMHRIRVLVGDRVTVEMSPYDLTKGRINFRHPTAKMEGLPPAKRRY; via the coding sequence GTGTCTAAAGAAGACATGATCGAACTGCAAGGTGTTGTTATCGAGATGCTGCCAGAATCGCGCTATCGCGTTCGGCTCGATAACAATGTGGAAATCCTTGCCTATGGCTCCGGCAAAATGAAAATGCACCGTATTCGTGTGCTGGTGGGTGATCGCGTTACTGTAGAAATGTCGCCTTATGATCTGACTAAAGGCCGCATTAACTTCCGCCATCCAACGGCGAAGATGGAAGGCTTGCCGCCTGCCAAACGCCGCTATTGA